One genomic region from bacterium encodes:
- a CDS encoding UPF0280 family protein, translating into MKSNIYMPRTYRKTSKPKDLYCYEIKHKESDLFISSGGNLKDTALKSLKKHRNQIEEYIEKDPHFASALIPYKLLK; encoded by the coding sequence ATGAAATCAAATATATATATGCCCAGAACTTACAGAAAAACTTCCAAGCCAAAAGACCTTTATTGTTACGAGATAAAACATAAGGAAAGTGACCTGTTTATAAGTTCCGGGGGAAACCTTAAAGACACGGCTTTGAAAAGTTTAAAAAAACACAGAAACCAGATTGAGGAATATATAGAAAAAGACCCTCATTTTGCATCCGCTTTGATTCCTTATAAACTTTTAAAG